The Coffea arabica cultivar ET-39 chromosome 8e, Coffea Arabica ET-39 HiFi, whole genome shotgun sequence genome window below encodes:
- the LOC140012692 gene encoding uncharacterized protein, with translation MEVVRRSLGFDKVWGALNNKVWVFWFNEMAVSFRELAEQLLHMHIVFSSGCSVHFSAIYARCSRVGGRELWAAMEGLSGDVCDPWLLAGDFNVISSLEERVGGSPANQRNMEEFNESIGICGLAEVPFDGAAFTWTNGRVWQCLDRALMNREWADGYDLSHVSHLARGRSDHAPLLICCRNGSPPKRSFKFLNVWRGQPGFKEVVKRFWEKTVEGEGMPKFYNKLREVKGGLQVWNAQVFGNIFNNVKQAEAIMKQREEEFDTGRDPASRASLEEAKAVYARASAVECEYWRQKAGIKWLQVGDANTVQRRNCNFVARIKDATGAWLEDEQDIRRSAVEFVSSLFTSEQNGWQPPAIPFTLPQLSEEDNGMLSALPELAELREVVFGLEADSAPGPDGFGAGFYQDCWEFIKMDLVEAVKAFFQGMGLPRSFTSTSIVLLPKIAGAMCWKDFRPISLCNTCSKIISKLVARRLGRVLPTLVSPWQTGFVSGRGITDNILLTQELVMDLDRRLRHPNIMLKLDMEKAYDRVEWPFLLFMLRQFGFQERVVDIFYRLVSNNWFSVLVNGEPAGFFKSSRGVRQGDPVSPGLFVLVTEFLGRGLHHLLECRPGRFFVSAGTQVPYLAFADDMLVFTRCSEECLSAVKVFLEGYQQVSGQRVNVNKSAFFLAVGATLGQEQMVTRVLGFHRACFPFTYLGAPIYKGRRLSSLFDGLVAKMRDHLGHWSTKMLSFGGKRVLARHVLSSLPMYLLQVLSPPKAVITRLGIICNSFLWDCRGEKRLHWAAWDKLCFPTDEGGLGFRSFKDMARAFAAKLWWHFRSGDSIWAEFMHAKYSNGYHPLAASSVRPSHTWRRLEAIRSLVEPNIRWCVGEGLVDFWKDRWALNEPLEDVMDGAEQPHFLVSEFLTNEGWDEVRLGQWLPDWGCLRCGCCFAEEEALLHVFVSGPIASEVWKRMSSRFGFQLSNCTSMAAVFIAWFLTYEALLKTHIKVLIPIVVCWFLWLARNQERFQGGRWEVNRIIREVDSFMEQLGRANKLCRSQFSGDADCELLRWVRGSPRRRSPCAIAWERPPFGEFKFNSDASVLQGRATGGGLLRDYQGKLVFTFYKEFGDQGVLEAECMALLCGLQLCLQRGVYPSLVEVDSKALVQLVVSGAIAKWPLCNSLRKVRGLLEVFSAAISHVYREANVPADRLAAVGLSGSQVYEQGRQLPAVVRSAILLDSRGVPGVRWLAEDG, from the exons ATGGAGGTGGTACGTCGATCACTGGGATTTGATAAGGTTTGGGGTGCACTAAATAACAAGGTCTgggttttctggtttaatgaGATGGCAGTGAGCTTCAGGGAACTGGCCGAACAACTTCTTCATATGCACATTGTTTTCTCTTCGGGCTGTTCGGTTCATTTTTCGGCAATTTATGCTCGATGTTCCAGGGTGGGGGGCCGCGAGTTGTGGGCAGCAATGGAAGGTTTGTCGGGTGATGTATGTGACCCATGGTTATTGGCAGGGGATTTTAATGTTATTTCCAGTTTGGAAGAGCGAGTGGGGGGGTCCCCGGCGAATCAAAGAAATATGGAGGAATTTAATGAGTCGATTGGAATTTGTGGGTTAGCGGAGGTGCCTTTCGATGGTGCTGCTTTTACATGGACGAATGGGAGGGTGTGGCAGTGCTTGGATAGGGCATTGATGAATCGGGAGTGGGCTGACGGGTATGATCTATCGCATGTCTCACATTTGGCCAGGGGCCGTTCGGATCACGCTCCTTTGCTGATATGCTGTCGGAATGGAAGTCCTCCCAAACGCTCATTTAAGTTCCTAAATGTTTGGCGGGGCCAGCCTGGGTTTAAGGAGGTGGTCAAGCGATTTTGGGAGAAGACGGTGGAGGGAGAGGGGATGCCGAAGTTCTATAATAAATTGAGAGAGGTGAAGGGTGGTCTACAGGTCTGGAATGCCCAGGTTTTTGGAAATATCTTCAACAATGTAAAGCAAGCTGAGGCCATTATGAAACAGCGAGAAGAGGAGTTTGACACAGGCCGAGATCCTGCGTCCAGGGCTTCACTGGAGGAGGCCAAGGCGGTTTATGCAAGGGCATCGGCTGTGGAATGTGAGTATTGGAGACAGAAGGCGGGTATCAAATGGTTACAGGTGGGGGATGCTAATacggt GCAGCGACGGAATTGTAATTTTGTGGCTCGCATTAAGGATGCGACAGGAGCATGGTTGGAGGATGAACAAGACATTCGGAGGTCAGCAGTGGAGTTCGTGTCCTCCTTGTTTACTTCTGAGCAGAATGGGTGGCAACCTCCAGCGATTCCCTTCACGCTACCACAGCTTTCGGAAGAGGATAATGGGATGCTTTCTGCGCTCCCTGAGCTGGCAGAATTGCGAGAGGTGGTTTTTGGTTTGGAGGCTGATAGTGCACCGGGGCCTGATGGATTTGGAGCAGGTTTTTACCAGGATTGCTGGGAGTTTATTAAGATGGATTTGGTAGAGGCGGTGAAGGCATTTTTCCAAGGTATGGGGTTACCGAGGAGTTTTACTAGCACATCTATTGTTCTCTTGCCTAAGATCGCGGGTGCCATGTGCTGGAAGGATTTTCGGCCAATTAGTCTTTGCAACACTTGCtccaaaattatttcaaaattggTTGCTCGCCGGTTGGGGAGGGTTCTTCCGACATTAGTTTCACCGTGGCAAACGGGCTTTGTTTCGGGACGGGGGATAACGGATAACATTCTTCTCACCCAGGAGTTGGTGATGGATTTAGATAGGCGATTGCGTCATCCGAACATCATGCTAAAATTGGATATGGAGAAGGCTTATGACAGGGTCGAGTGGCCATTTCTGTTGTTTATGCTGAGGCAATTTGGTTTTCAGGAACGGGTGGTAGATATTTTCTATAGGTTGGTGTCCAATAATTGGTTTTCGGTCTTGGTTAATGGTGAGCCTGCTGGTTTTTTCAAGTCATCCCGGGGTGTTCGGCAGGGGGACCCGGTGTCGCCTGGGCTGTTCGTGTTAGTGACCGAATTTTTGGGTCGTGGCCTGCACCATTTGTTGGAATGTCGGCCGGGAAGGTTCTTTGTCTCGGCCGGGACTCAGGTTCCTTATCTGGCTTTCGCGGATGACATGCTTGTTTTTACCCGATGTTCCGAAGAATGTCTGAGTGCAGTCAAGGTTTTTCTAGAGGGGTACCAACAGGTATCAGGCCAACGGGTGAATGTCAATAAGAGTGCCTTTTTCTTGGCGGTGGGAGCCACTTTGGGGCAGGAGCAGATGGTAACGAGGGTCCTGGGATTTCATAGGGCTTGTTTCCCTTTTACGTATTTGGGTGCCCCTATTTATAAAGGGCGCCGGCTAAGTTCGCTGTTTGATGGTCTTGTGGCTAAAATGAGGGACCATCTTGGGCACTGGAGTACTAAGATGCTATCTTTTGGGGGTAAGCGGGTTTTAGCTCGGCATGTTCTATCTTCGCTGCCGATGTACTTGCTCCAGGTGTTGAGCCCTCCTAAGGCGGTGATCACACGTTTGGGCATCATTTGTAACTCCTTTTTGTGGGATTGTAGAGGGGAGAAGCGTCTCCATTGGGCCGCATGGGACAAGCTGTGTTTCCCTACTGATGAAGGGGGTCTGGGTTTTAGGTCGTTTAAGGACATGGCTCGGGCTTTTGCAGCTAAGCTATGGTGGCATTTTCGAAGTGGAGACTCCATTTGGGCGGAATTCATGCATGCAAAATACAGTAATGGATATCATCCTTTGGCGGCCTCGTCTGTCCGGCCTTCCCATACTTGGAGACGTCTTGAGGCGATTAGGAGTTTGGTGGAGCCCAACATTAGGTGGTGTGTAGGGGAAGGTCTGGTGGATTTTTGGAAGGATAGATGGGCTTTGAATGAGCCTTTGGAAGATGTGATGGATGGAGCAGAGCAGCCGCATTTTTTGGTTTCGGAGTTTTTGACGAATGAGGGCTGGGATGAGGTTCGTCTTGGCCAATGGCTTCCGGATTGGGGTTGTTTACG GTGTGGGTGTTGCTTTGCGGAGGAGGAGGCTCTCTTGCATGTGTTTGTTTCAGGGCCGATTGCATCGGAGGTATGGAAGAGAATGTCTAGCCGGTTTGGGTTTCAGTTGAGCAACTGCACAAGCATGGCCGCGGTGTTTATCGCATGGTTTCTGACGTATGAGGCTTTGTTGAAAACCCATATTAAGGTACTCATTCCAATTGTGGTGTGCTGGTTTCTCTGGCTGGCAAGGAACCAGGAGCGTTTTCAAGGAGGGCGTTGGGAGGTCAACAGGATTATTCGCGAGGTGGATAGTTTTATGGAACAGTTGGGGAGGGCAAATAAGCTTTGTCGGTCCCAGTTCTCAGGTGATGCCGATTGTGAGTTGCTTCGGTGGGTCAGAGGGTCTCCGAGGCGACGTTCCCCATGTGCGATTGCCTGGGAAAGGCCGCCCTTTGGGGAGTTTAAGTTTAATTCGGACGCCAGTGTGCTTCAAGGGAGGGCCACGGGGGGTGGGTTGCTACGTGACTATCAGGGGAAGTTGGTTTTTACCTTCTATAAGGAGTTCGGGGATCAGGGGGTGTTAGAGGCAGAGTGTATGGCATTACTCTGTGGGTTGCAGTTGTGTCTACAACGGGGAGTGTATCCTTCATTGGTTGAGGTTGATTCCAAGGCCTTGGTGCAGTTGGTTGTCTCTGGGGCGATTGCGAAGTGGCCTCTTTGTAACAGTTTAAGGAAGGTGAGAGGTCTGCTGGAGGTTTTTTCGGCTGCCATTTCACATGTATATCGGGAGGCCAACGTACCCGCAGATAGGCTTGCAGCGGTTGGGTTAAGTGGCTCTCAGGTTTATGAGCAGGGACGCCAGTTGCCGGCGGTTGTTCGGTCTGCCATTTTACTGGATTCACGGGGAGTGCCAGGGGTAAGGTGGTTAGCGGAGGATGGCTAG